The following DNA comes from Naumovozyma dairenensis CBS 421 chromosome 4, complete genome.
GTACTAATGAATCgttgaaagaagaaattagtAGGCTAACGGAGGAAGTAAAGGTATACAAGAACAAATGGCTACAAAATGCAGAGATCTTTACGAGAGTTACGTCGGTGCtaaaagatgaattaaagaaaagattagATCATGATTCTTTGGAAACAAAGGAACAGCAAGAAGAGTTTGATGAttatgaagatgaagaagaaacagcAAGGTATAAAAGACAGAGGGAAATCGAGAATTCTGACCAAGAAGAACGTGAcgatgaaaatgaacaagaGGATTTacaagatattgaaaacgAAAATATACCCATGTCTGATAACGAAGGAGTCGATGAGGAACCTATTATCGATGCAATAATTCAAGATGACGAAGCAACAGAAATGCGTAATTCCTTACATGAAAGTGAATCTGAAAAAAATTCTGACCAGGAGAAAGGTGACGAAAATGTAATTAGTGGggatgaaaataatgacgATCATTCGTTGGAACTTATAGgtgaaaatgatgaagtGAAGGATGATCCTatggatgatgaagataatactaatagccgtgttgaagaaaaaggaacAGAGGAACATGAGGATGAATGAATTACATTGTAGGAATGTATCATACCGATATAAGTGAACTAACCTACTTTACATAATTTAGATATTTCTACGTCGTGTCCTAAATAATCTTATTAATATACGTAAGATAATAACCCTACCCaagtta
Coding sequences within:
- the MFT1 gene encoding Mft1p (similar to Saccharomyces cerevisiae MFT1 (YML062C); ancestral locus Anc_4.324) — protein: MSLTAQEINNIELKVEYNEQDTASTKYLDTLSKISTLTSSILHGTLTDDTELNNVEDLELEMELRYMELANSVEVRKINFENFETSNSKNFEQMAEKQLPALKKFNQLTLDRLLKVQRLYEAVAMINLEIEDLSAGRTKLILKKSDWIDELGEELTETLIKRKYLTFEKGYEAREDDPLLRAYDDFSKGPKELRRTNESLKEEISRLTEEVKVYKNKWLQNAEIFTRVTSVLKDELKKRLDHDSLETKEQQEEFDDYEDEEETARYKRQREIENSDQEERDDENEQEDLQDIENENIPMSDNEGVDEEPIIDAIIQDDEATEMRNSLHESESEKNSDQEKGDENVISGDENNDDHSLELIGENDEVKDDPMDDEDNTNSRVEEKGTEEHEDE